The Gadus morhua chromosome 16, gadMor3.0, whole genome shotgun sequence DNA window attattatactcttctacatttatatttatccCAGGTATGTTCTCTGTGGTTATAAACCAACACAGTCCCAgtaagaggggagaggagagtaggaagTCTGTGGCAACCCGCTGGCTTCGTTTATCCTCTCGGCTCTGTGCGCTGTGGACCCCTTCTGGTGGAGCAATTCAGACGGCTCTGATAACACACACTTCTTGTCCTCCGGACCTGGAGAAGGTAGGAGAACAATTATATCAAAGTCAGCTTCTCGTCAGTCTATGGACATGTAATCACACCCTTGGGTCTTACTCTGATGAGTGGCCAAAGTATCAAAGTACTGTTCTATTTGAATATCCAAATCAATTGACCTTGTCTGTGCATAAATAGTCACTGCTAAGATAGAAAATAATAgattagaataaaataaatcagaCACAACTGTATTTGTACTGGAACCATTAAACATGGCATGAAGATTTGACTATGCTATGAAATAAACAAGGGCTATTGGAAATCAAAGCACAAGATCTCCTGTGAAATGAATGCACACATGGCAGACCACGAAACCCTTATGAAACGGATCATGGCAGTCAAAGCACTGAAAAACGCTATtaaagtaataaataataataataatacatttaatttagaggcgcctttcaagacacccaaggtcaccttacagagcatatagtcatcataaataaaagacattgtggaaaataaataaataaataaataaataaataaacataaaaaataaacataaaaaataaaaaataaataaaacaaaaacaagacaaaacaaaacaaacaaacaatcagaacagtgatcagttagactttgtgtgcgagtttgaacaggtgagttttgagttgtgacttgaaggttgtaatggtgtctgactgttttatgtgtggggggagggagttccagagcctgggtgctgaacagctgaatgaccgggcacccattgtagtgagttgtgatgtggggatacatagtagtccagcagaggttgagcggagggagcgggagggagtgtattcttggaggaggtcgcagaggtaactgggggctaggttgtggagagctttgtaggtgaggagtagggttttgtattggatgcggtagtgtactgggagccagtgaagttggatgaggacaggggtgatgtggtcagatgatttggtgcgggtgatgatccgggtggctgagttctgaatgatctgcagtctgttgatgagtttggtggggagtccggtgaggagggcgttgcagtagtctatgcgtgatgtgacaaatgagtgaactagaatttcagtgctggattgggtcagtgatgggcggagtctggcgatgttgcggaggtggaagaatgcagtccgggtgatgttgtgaatatggggtgcgaatgagagggtgttgtccaggatgacgccgaggctcttgactttggaggagaagggtactgggaatccatcgatgattatgagtggagctggggtgtgttgtgatttagtgagggtggatttggatccgatgagcagggcctcggtcttgtttccattgagtttcaggaagttcctgctcaaccagctccggatctcttccaggcacgtgatgagggaggtgggggggatggcagcggtgggtttggtggagatgtagacctgtgtgtcatcagcgtagcagtgaaaatggaccccatggtgacggaggagtgtgcccagcgggaggaggtaagtggtgaacaggagtggacccaagactgacccctgggggacacccagtgagacacctgaacacccagatttgtggttgcttagttgaacaaattgttgacggccggtgaggtaggatgtaaaccaggagagtgcagcaccagtgatcccaatgccagccaggcggtccaggagcagagggtgggagatggtgtcgaatgctgcgctgagatcgaggaggatgagaatggtgagtaatccagagtcggctgcgaggaggaggtcgttggtgattttgactagggctgtttcagtgctgtgttttggacggaagccagattggaacggttcgtggagattgtttgtgtcaaggtgggactgtagttgtgcggcaaccaccctttcaagtgttttggagatgaaagggagattggagatgggccggtaatggttaaggtcagttgggtcagcaccaggttttttcaggatgggagtgatggcagccagcttgagagtggggggtatgTGAAGAAGATGTTTCAGCAAACAATCCTCAAGATCTGTGCcaaccctttatttttttggcaTTCCACGAGCACCAGATTGGTTGAATTGTTGTGGATTATGAGAGTCAGTAAAGCAGCTGCACTCACCTGCAGAGGTCTGGGACCCCCAGCCTGTGGGCTCCGCCGCCGCTTCTGATTGGGCCTCAGCTCTGCCCTCTGCTTGGTGCCATGCAACCATggacctggccccgccccccctgttCAAAGAGgagaagccacacacacacacacccacacacagacacacgccccccccacacacacacacaaacacacagacacacacatacacacacgtacacatgcaagcacacttacgcacgcacacacacatgtagtacacacacgtgcaaatacacacacgtgcaaatacacacacacacacacacacacacacacacacacacatgcaagtacACATCCcctccaaacacagacacacaaatacacacacacacacgcacagatgcacacacgcacacagacatattgAGTGCAAACTGCTGTCTGTGGTCTGTGCTCTTCAAAGCCCAAATAATTCTCAGGGGAAAAATTGCAGACTTAGATCAAATCAAGCAGTACACTCAGCAAGTAAACAAAGGTCTAAAGTTGAGTTCAGTTTGAGAGCCTGGTCTTATCACTTGTTTTCAAGCTGATAAGAGTCGAAGGGATAACCTGTGGGCCTGTGGGTTTGAGTTGGCAGTGAAAGATACTGATTCCTGTATCGGGTGATTGGTGATATGTCTGAATGTAATCATACTGGCAGTCAGATCCACCAAAGGTAAAATCCCTGTGTCCCTCACCAGTCCTCGGCATCTGTTGTTCGAAAGCCTTTGGCGAAGGGGTTGCTGGCAATCTTTAATTGGGTGATCTGGGAgcaagagagggggaagggatgGGAAGAGGGTGTAAAGGAGACATGTCAAGAACCACTAATGTAGGATGACAGGGCACATGTTGGGCACATGCTGTGCCTATCATGctgtataaaataataaataatgcttTTTTTCCTCAAAGAACAGGAATTAAACTACTAAAAGTATCCTCCACACAAACAGGTGCAAACGAACAGGAGTTGAAGCTAATTGCATTTGGTTTATAGGCTCTGTTTTTTCCCTACCCTGTGGTTCTGGTAGGCGGTGACAGCGATGAATTGGGTCTCAGGGAAGGAGAAAGAGCAGAAGTTCCTTTGGGCATGCAAGTGGCTGTTGGGAGCTGGATCCACGTAGATGACGTGGAACCGGGGCTGGTAGCGATGCATGGAGTTGAGAATCATCTGGAGGGGAAGACCATGAACGAGCATCACAGGTCATCCCCGCACGCCACATGATAGGTGCATCATTATACAACACCAGTGTGTGAATGGGCTGCACCCCCTTTTGGTTTTTCGAAGTCAAACGTAAAACCATGGGCACGTAGCAAAGCACATAGGCACaaaacactcagacacaaaacacatagaccaaagcgtcttagagtaccatattacgcgctatataaatgtaatttattagtattattattatagacaccagacacatagagacaaaacacaataaaatgtTTTCTGACATGGCCGTTGTCGTCCAACAAGTTGTTGGTGAGCTTCAGGGCATCAAAGGACACGGTCTGCTTCATCCACTGGGCCCCCctccccggggagtctgggtggAAGTGCATCCTTCCTGGAGCCGAGATGTCGGCTCGGCCGGCCACCAGCCAGGAGGAGCTGCGGAATGCGTACCTAACAACACGCCACCGCCAGCATCACACAGACACGTCATGTTAACAACAACGCTGCCTTGAGACACACTGCACTCCGGCCCTGGGTCTGTCCCTCCCCTGTATCTCTAGGACAGTGTTGTTATTGACAACACACcgccaccatcacacacacagacgtcatgtaaacaacaacactgtCCTAGAGACACCGTGCACAACGGCCCTGGGTCTgtccagagctatagagagagagagttgcgacacttccattggactccgttgtagcacctacttccggggtatggagcctcgaatagttccaaacaaccattttacggcgtaggagaccgttcatttccattgctggccgccgagtaacttctgaggtaaattgattaaatagctacctcttttgaattgtcaactgtctatattgtatcagaggccctttatgatgcatatactgatctttatttgtaaatgcacagcgtaattatatatatattcatcttggtagacgaccgattgcttgctagtttgttagctcaacttcaccatctgtgaaggtatctccaggggtaaattgattaaatagctacctcttttgaattgtcaactgtctatattgtatcagaggccctttatgatgcatatactgatctttatttgtaaatgcacagcgtaattatatatatattcatcttggtagacgaccgattgcttgctagtttgttagctcaacttcaccatctgtgaaggtatctccaggggtaaattgattaaatagctacctcttttgaattgtcaactgtctatattgtatcaggacctttatgatgcatatattgatatttatttgtgtatgcacagcgtaattatatatatttttatcttggtagacgaccgattgcctgctagtttgttagctcgactgcaccatgtaatggtatctacaccaacaattacaaagttcagtactagtgaatctaacttttatttagttagttatttatgttggattactaggataatttaggttgatttaaggacgggttttatgatgcgatagctagtagaaataacagtgtttgtttaattatatcctggaaagggtgatgttcagcacatgaagccctacagatgccgccgattcaacaatgctgattatgatgggcggtgaattcaacctgtatggctttttcgttttaacttcttgttgacagaattgtttctctttcttagtgccaaattgattctctttcttagtgccaaattgattcttttttgttttgcaatagccctctctgctctccttctcattaatttttccttttctagttgccttattaggtcctccacagtcgccccatcagtccctggcagtttggtccctggagcagctggccctggcaaaagctattccttcactgttgacccctgactgactggccctcggcacacaaatccctggatcacccgccactggatcacctgccactggatcacctgcccctgaatcacctggcaatgtggcctcttgattgctctctctgtctcctgtgatgtccttttcaacgctcttgaaatccacctaaatttctccctcaatctctgtaacaa harbors:
- the LOC115561594 gene encoding T-box transcription factor TBX1, encoding MHRHQLSQGIELSQSCCEEQGSPACSKAPQVGRVRVQLEMQALWQQFDQLGTEMIVTKAGRRMFPTFQVGISGMDPSAEYVLLMDFIPVDDKRYRYAFRSSSWLVAGRADISAPGRMHFHPDSPGRGAQWMKQTVSFDALKLTNNLLDDNGHMILNSMHRYQPRFHVIYVDPAPNSHLHAQRNFCSFSFPETQFIAVTAYQNHRITQLKIASNPFAKGFRTTDAEDWGGGARSMVAWHQAEGRAEAQSEAAAEPTGWGSQTSAAGCHHSHPEKTWC